A stretch of the Notamacropus eugenii isolate mMacEug1 chromosome 2, mMacEug1.pri_v2, whole genome shotgun sequence genome encodes the following:
- the CHCT1 gene encoding CHD1 helical C-terminal domain containing protein 1 isoform X2, whose amino-acid sequence MEASDGLGGEGDKAQEKVTEAPCLERNSSTIPAGDSLIRHAEGLGQDTFKICKEYLRPLKKFLRKLHLPRDLPQKKKLKYMKRSLMVLGDHINTFLQHYCRAWEIKHWRKYGCCGVSSPSSQSWMPNYCADCISTARVTRMPNSWWHSGPWIPQRESPPLLSKVTACPSSIMPGASTGTPAVQKKSSTGCRAMPQKPPFLGSRNMGARSRETL is encoded by the exons GTGACAGAGGCACCCTGTCTAGAGAGAAACTCCAGCACCATCCCAGCTGGAGACTCACTCATCCGCCATGCAGAGGGTCTGGGACAGGACACCTTCAAAATT TGTAAAGAATACTTGAGACCTCTAAAGAAGTTTCTTCGAAAGTTGCACTTGCCCCGGGACCTACCCCAAAAGAAGAAACTTAAGTACATGAAGAGGAGCCTGATGGTTCTAGGAGACCACATCAATACCTTCCTGCAGCATTATTGCCGAGCTTGGGAAATCAAGCATTGGAGGAAGTATG GATGCTGTGGCGTTTCATCTCCCTCTTCTCAGAGCTGGATGCCAAACTATTGCGCCGACTGTATAAGTACAGCAAGAGTGACCAGAATGCCAAATTCCTG GTGGCATTCCGGCCCTTGGATACCACAGAGAGAGTCACCTCCCCTACTGAGCAAAGTAACAGCCTGCCCAAGCTCTATAATGCCTGGGGCCTCCACCGGGACTCCAGCTGTACAAAAGAAAAGCTCCACAGGATGCAGGGCTATGCCCCAGAAGCCTCCCTTTCTGGGGAGCAGAAACATGGGGGCCAGGTCAAGAGAG